Below is a genomic region from Venturia canescens isolate UGA chromosome 1, ASM1945775v1, whole genome shotgun sequence.
tttgacattcgtacaGTCTCTTAAAATTAcaactttccaaatttcgaagtatcgaccgttctacaatttggtTATTTCACATATTGAACCCTGTCCATTGTTTCACGGAACAATCATCTCGCCTACTCATTGCCCGTCCGCATTGCGCCACGAGACAATATTTCCCCAACAGTTGGGCGGACCGCgtgctattttattattttatagaaTAACTCCAGACCTCGAGTACCAAGGAAATCGATATACCTAATCAGATAGAAACTCGtaagcacacacacacgggtCTGGAGACTTGGAAAAACTCCTCGAGGGTCCTAATATACGATGATAGAAGGAATAAGTGGTTCCTCATTTCGATTCGGGTCAACGACCCGCATTATCTCCTAACATTATGGGGAAAAAGCTCCGTCACATAATGTCCGAGAGGTCCGTAGGTTCTCGCCTATTTGAGTCGATCGATATAATTGAGCTGTACATAACGTCAATTAAACGAGCtccataatattttttcatttatttattcctcCTCTGTGCGATACTCCGAGTTCCCGACAATTCTTACTTTTCCAAACCCATCATTGTTTCCGCACAATTAAATTGATTCGTTGTTCCATGTAACTCGGGAGTTTTGGAGACCTATGCGCAGTACCCTATGACGCCAAGGTCGGCCATCATGAAAGTGTGTACTTGTGTCTCCTCGGGTGTCGAGTTCTGGCTACACACGTAGGTATATGCGTGTACACGCGCGCACAGATCGTTTCATATCTCCCACGGCAAAGAGAGGGGGACGAAGAAAAAGGGGAGTTGAACCAGCGGGAAAGAGTACCGCATGAGAGGGGCTCGAGTAtgagggagaaaagaaaatacacGAGTGTGGAAGTGGTTGAGTTTGAAAGCCCAGCATGTAGAGGGAGAGCGTGTACATACAGAGCGATCCTTTCGACGATGTTCATCGATCGGTAAAGGGTGCGCGCACTGTTCTATACTACTGACTTTTTCATATCCATACACGCGTGTATGAAGATGCACTttgggaaagagagaaaaaaaaatgaaaaaaaaaataagaagaattcACGTATCAGTTTTTATTCTGAGCGTGTCTCGCAAACCTGCAATTGCGTTGCGTAGTGCTGGTCtttcgagagagaaaaacttcgAAACGTAATAACGAGCTTGTTGTAGTTGTCGAACGTTCAAGTTCGATCGAACCAAGTCCGCGAATGCGTTTTCGCTTAATCTCTTCTGCGTTACTGCGTGCACGATCTGTGCCACTGCGAGTTGCTGGATTGCCCCGCAATCGGAAAATAAAATCGCTCGAAGAGCTCGGAATATCTGCATATCGAGCCATGTCACTCACGCACTCGTTGCAACTTCAATCGCGGAGCTTCCAGGCATTGAATACGCCGAATTTATTTACCTTGGATCTTAGTAGATGCAAAGGTTCTTCTTCTCCGCTGCTGTTAAAGCACTGCGGTTTCGAAGAAGCTATTTTGCCTGTTGCGATCCCATCTGCTTTTGGATTTTACGACCTGCTGATGGCGAATCCTTTGGCTCGAACAGCCACTGCTATTGGCGTGTACTCCAAGGCGGGCTGATCAGTAAACATCAACGTTACGGGACATGGAATGTCGGTTAACCTTGGATTCGTGCTGTTTCTCTCTTTTAAAGACGAAAGACTTTGTGTATCTTTTGTAGCACTGGAATCGTTAGAAATCGCAGTTCAGCATCGTCCAACTTGAGTCATCTCAGACGATAACAGCGCTATAAATGATTGACATTTATTAAATTCTGCATCGAATGATTAAACAGTGAAATTCGACCTCGTTGGTAAATCCACCGTCGAACCATTTCGACGTGGACGTTTGATCGAGCATGCGAGAACGCATTTAACTCAAAACGACAATCCGAATGAAAGTAAAATAAGTGGACTGGAATGAAAGAGGAGCGGGAATTGCGGCGTAGCCCTATTCGACGCGAACGACTAGTTTTCATCGATCGTCTATTACGATGACGCATCCTTGAGTTCTCGATGTTTCTCTAGATTTTCCATAACCTCATCTGCGATGATACCTGTCAGTAATCGTCAATGAGACGAATGTCCACACTCCCAGTCTCTGTGGAGTCTCGACCAAGAGAACTTgcaataaacaataaaataaatatactcGACCACTAAACGGGCTTATTCAAAAGTCGTAAAATCCTCGGAACGTTACATCTCCCTGATTATCTCTGATGCCGTAGCCGAGACAATTGATGATGAGAGCGTTCCTTGCAAATGTGCAATGCTCGTGAGCTTCTCGAGTCTGTCAGAGAAACTTGAAGAGAGTAACAATGGATGCTCGTGGTAGTCGCTCGGCAAAACGACCCTTGGCAACGAGAACGTTAACCCCGCTCTCTGTATCTCTGGATAGCATCAAAATTCTTGCACGAAGGCgcagtagcagcagcagcagcagcagcagcagcagtaacAGCAGAAAGGCGCAGCAGCGCGTTGCTTGTTCCACAGGCCTCTCTGCGGAGGGACCAGGATTTAGTTACAGAAAGAGAAGAGTCCTCCGTTGTCCTGGTGGTGAAAATGATGCTGGAGAGCCGTACGGTCAGGGCTGCAATGTCGACCGCCACTCAGAGATGCCACAGCGGCTTGGTCCTTTGTACCAGAGTCGCCATGAGTCCACCAatgctttctttctttttccttttgagAAAGGCCTCGCGCGACTGTGGCTTCCAGTCGCTTCGTCGGTAGAGGCTGTAACACTACTACAGGAAACAAGCGATAAGAGTACTCGTAGTGGTAATAGTTATGTAGCAGTAGTAATCCTTACCGCGCTCGTAAATTCAGGAGAACCGGAGAAGGGGAGATTTCTGATGTGGGTGATGGTGTTCGGTGAGACAAAGAGCTTCGAAAATTGGAGAGTGGGGAGGTAGAAAGGGAACGGTCGGTGGGGGGGaggcgagagagcgagggtaTTGTCGCTAGTGGGAGAAGAGCGATAACCTTCGCGCTCATGACCTTGGtctatctctctttctgtctttCGCAGGATGTTAGGTAGCCGAGAATGGCAGGCACTCGGCTGAAACATGGTCAGAGCCGAGCGATTTAATTAAAGGGTCGAGAGAGTATGCGGGAGGAAGACTCTGGCCGTGCTCTCCCCGTAACGAGAGTAGTATTCGATAGGAGAACGAAGCCGTATGAAAGACGTCTCTCCCGTGAGAATAACCTGCTTTATTTTCTTACGTGTCTTGATGAAACTCTCCTCTTATTGGCTCTATTCGGAGCCTCTAGTGCCCGTTATACCAAGCGATAAAGTATTTATATACTTGCGTgaaaagcaaaagaaaatcTGTATCGAACATTGGTCGTCTTTACCTGTCGTAAATCAGCTTCAGTCGCCGTTAAATTCATTCCAGACACGCCGGATATTGAATCCATCCGGATGAGCATGTGTGCATGTATATTTGCGAAGTACGTGTGTTTGTTTACTCGGGGAGTCAATAATGATTTATATTATTCGTAAATGCACAATTTAggattgaatttgaattattattgcaaTGCTTTGTTGGCGTGGAGCAGATTTTTGACTTGATCGACGGATAAATCGTGCAAGTTCTGTTCAATGGCTGTAGTGGGCTCGAATCTtatgaattttcttcttttcatctGTTGCAGGGATGCCGGTTGACTGAAGATGGCCTCCCCGACACCCTCGTTGGAATCTCGCGCAAATTCCCTCGGCTCCCTGGTCTCGGTGTCACCGCTAACAGTGAGCGGTAGCTCTCCACCGGCAAGCGACTCAGCGATCTGCGACGTCGACACTTGCGACATCTGTCTCGATTCTGGTAAACCAGGTGACGGGCCTTGTCCTCACTGTCGGATTGGAAGCGCCGGTGGTGGTGTGAGGTGTACGGGCTGCAAATCAACCGAATCGGACGCGGTAGCGCGTTGCTTCGATTGCGCCAATTTTCTTTGTCCGAATTGCGTAATGGCGCATCAATTTATGCACTGTTTCGAAGGGCACAGAGTATTGAATCTCGGTGACTCGAAGATGGAACAGACCGAGTCGAGGAACAGCATTGTCATAAGCGGCAGTGGGGGCGGTGGAGTAAACGGCGGAGGCAACGGTGAAAAAGCATTGTTCTGTCCACGGCACAAGACCGAACtactcaaatatttttgtcgcGCTTGCACCGTACCGGTGTGCAAGGAGTGCACGATAACCGATCATCCGGGATCCTTACACGACTGTGCTCACATCTCCGAGGCTGGACCACAACAGTTGGAAGCAGTTGCGAGGGCTGTCCAAGATTGTCGTGCCAAAGCGACTGAAGTACGGACCGCTGTCAAGGCTGCCGATCACGGTGCCGCCAGACTCCAAGTACAATATCACAAAGCCCAAAATGAGATAAACGACACTTTCCAATTTTATCGATCCATGCTGGAGGAGCGGAAGCAGGAGCTGCTCAAAGAACTCGAGTCTGTCTTCTCCGCAAAGCAAATATCTCTCGGCATCGTAACGCAAAAAGCTAACGAGATGGCTGACAAGATACAACAGACTTgcgaattcgttgaaaaattaacaaaatacaCAACCGTTACGGAAGTACTTATGGTGAAAAAGCTGCTTGACTCGAAGCTCCAACTATTGTTGAGCTACACCCCCGACATCGGTGGACAAACGGCTGACCTCGAGTTCGTCAGTAATTATCAGGCCATACAAGTCGGCGTTAGAAACACATTCGGCTATGTCAGAAGTACGGCTGACACGAACAATTGTGGACCCAGCAAACAACCGCCAATCGCGAGACCAACCGCTTTATCGAGCGGAGGTAGCAGCAGCAACGCAAGCAGCGGACCCGGAAGCGCCGGATCCCTGGGTGGTCTTCTCCTCGATAGGCCGTACAGCAACGGCCTCGTGTCGACGAACACCAACTGCGTGTCATCGACGTCGCCCTCTTCGTTCGAGAGCAACGTAATATCGAAAAGATTCAGCTCGGTGAACAGCCTCGGGCCATTTTCCACGACCATAAGCGATCTCAATCTCAACGGGATGAATAATCCTTACGAGAAATGGAGCAACGGCGGTAACGATTCTTATCCCGTAACGAGCAACGATCATTTTCCAATGCCAAATTCAAACGCACCAGCCAACGATTCGGTGCTCGATCTCACGTCGAAACTCATGTCAGCGGCCGCCATATTTCCACCCAAGTCACAGCTCAAACGacagaaaatgatttatcaCTGTAAATTCGGTGAATTTGGAATAATGGAGGGACAATTTACGGAACCGTCGGGGGTCGCTGTGAATGCGCAGAACATCATCGTCGCTGACACGAACAATCATCGTATTCAAATATTCGACAAGGAGGGTAGATTCAAATTCCTTTTCGGCGAATGTGGCAAGAGGGACGGCCAGCTGTTGTATCCGAATCGCGTCGCCGCTGTGAGACCCTCCGGCGATATTATCGTCACCGAAAGGTCGCCCACTCATCAGATACAAATTTACAATCAGTACGGACAATTCGTACGAAAATTCGGTGCCAATATATTGCAACATCCTCGAGGTGTTACCGTCGATTCCAAGGGGCGTATAGTCGTCGTCGAGTGCAAAGTAATGCGTGTCATAATATTCGATCAGGCTGGCAACGTCCTTCAAAAATTCGGTTGTTCCAAGCATCTCGAGTTTCCCAACGGTGTTGTCGTCAACGACAAACAAGAAATATTCATAAGTGACAATCGCGCTCATTGCGTCAAAGTTTTCAACTACGAAGGTGCTTACCTCCGTCAAATCGGTGGCGAAGGTATTACGAATTATCCGATCGGTGTCGGGATCAATGCCGCTGGTGAAATTCTCATTGCCGACAATCACAACAATTTCAATCTCACGATATTCACCCAAGACGGCCAATTGGTATCGGCACTAGAGAGCAAAGTAAAACACGCTCAGTGCTTCGATGTTGCACTCATGGACGATGGCTCGGTTGTTCTCGCGAGCAAAGATTACCGTCTGTACATTTACCGTTACGTCCAAGTGCCACCGATCGGTATGTAGAATTGATCGTATAATAAAGTCGAATATTCGACCACCGCCAGCCCCTCTTGTGTCTATCGAGCTCCAAAACGTAAATAATCGTTTAATCGCACGACGTCGTGCTATTTACCGACCACCAACCGAATGTCTACACCTCCAAAGGGGAAACATCACTGGCAAACGAGAACCGTACGAATTGTATCATTTTTTCCGTGGACGTTGAAACGACCGAGCGTCAACCGAGCTAATTCGAAGTACCGAGCGTCGAGGCTGATTGTATGCATTGCCAGTGATCCTGTGACATCAAGAAtcctcactcactcacttacctCAAATTCCTCTCAAATCCGGAGGCACTCTGTACCCAAGACTGGATCTTGGACGTAatcagcagcagcagtagcagcagcagcagcagcattaCCCTCATGCGCTCCATCATCTTCGGCATCCTCGTAACCGACTTCTACAATGTTTGAATCATCATCGATTGATACATCCACCGAGAGCATAGTCGTCAGTATCCATCAACGAGCGCCAATAGCTACGAGCCGTGCTCACGTACATTTCCCTTTGGACCCACACACTCACAGACACAACACACAAAGACACATGCGAACATGAATTTTACTATTAATACGCGACCCGGTGAACTTGATGTTCAGGACGAATGAAGATTTTCAAGCTAAAACTCGAGACAAATaacgatgacgaagacgagCGTCTTCTTTACCGAACAAAATGATCGGATATTCGATTTTAATGGGTTTGATAAAAGTACGAATTCGATACGTGAAAGCGTGTCGAAACTGCTAAAGTTGAAGgcgaacgaataaataaaaaaacagaagaaaaaaaagagcgaaagTGGGGAGAGAGATGCCCACGTCTGTTTGCACTCCTTGTGAGACATTTTGGAGAAATAAGcataagtgaaaaaaaaaaaacaaaatgaacaaTTATTCTTTTCAAATGGTTACGACACACGCACAAATAAGAGGACGTTCCAAAAATCCCTTTGAATATTaaacgagaagaaagaaagaaacaaaaaacaacctCCCTCTCCCTCCGAAGCGAACTCGGATACAAACCGAgacacacacgtacacacgcGCGAAACTTACTTGTTAATGTTGTTATATCTGAAAAtactgttgttgttgtttagTTGTAGAGCTCGCCGCCGCTAGTCACTTTCCTCGTTCCCtttatgccccccccccccctccccccgcccGAGCCCTTCCGCTTTCCGAAAAGGAAAagataaaagaaaacaaaaaataccgTAAAATCATGCCCCCACGTTGCCTCTTAACACTTTCGTTGATCCTTCACCCTTCTCATTCCTTAACGACCATGTCCGAGTGATTCGAACATGCTCGTTTCAATCTCAGCCAACTTTGTCAccaattgtttttctctcatatttttttttttttcctaatctCCAGTTTGTTACGTTCATCGAAGACTCTCCTTtggagtcgtgaggattttttttatcttgtcTCAACAGTATTCATATAGTTTAAAAAAAGGTTCATCGGATATTCAGTCCAAGCTCGTGCTAGCCTCTTCGCATTGATGACGCGACTGTGTTCGTTGACCTTGAGAGCCCCCAACTCTTTCGCCCAGCATCGTCATTATTACGCTCATCATTAAGGTATTGACCTAAATTTCTCCATTCGCGTGCAGAATCaacgcgaaagagagagagagagagagagagaggcatttgttaaattttactttaccTTATATTTGTTTATGATCCGTGGATGCGCCTCGGTCCTCGAGTTCGTGAAAGCCTCACCAATTTCACGTTCTAACTGTGTATGCGTGCGCGTGAGTGTGTCCAAATGCGCggatgtatttttttccaatcgagACATTAGAATTCATTAGGATCGCACGTGAGATAAGATGTGATAGAGATCAAGTAAGACATAATAATGCTGCAGGAGCATCGCCATCACGaaagccccccccccccccctccgccCTCCCCTCGCCCCTTACGAGATGTGTTCCTTATACTTACTAATATCTCACTGTGAGCTCTCGATTATTTTATCATAATCGTGTGACTGgaacaatacaaaaaaaaacacgttgaTGCGGATGTTAGTCGCTGACgatcgtttcgttttttttctctctcttctttttatcttaatttatatttatcatatttttttagtgTCTCGGATGAGAGCTCTGAAACGGGTGATATCCGGTGCGAAAGTTGCATTTACGCGTTGtataacgaaaaattaaatggTCGTAGAACTTTTTTACAATGGGACTGTTCATGTCCAATTGACATTCGTagattttgtttgtttgttggtttgttcttatttttttgattttcttctcactcttttttttttttttaattgtgcattattattattattaattctgTTTCTAATCTTCTTCTTCTCATCGTACTAATGAACGAGCCCTTGTACGTTTCAGCATTGTACATAAGCTCCATTCATATACCTCATTGTCCGATCGTACGGAAAATCCCAAGCAATCTCCTCCCCCCTCcgacttttctcaaatcatcGCTCGATAATAATTCATCATGAAACAGATGcatgaaaaaatcgtacgatCACACATACGCATAGTAAAGTATTCAGAGAAATCATACCGGCGAGTCATGAGTCGGAGAAACGATTGACTTACGAATCAATCGATTCTCTCACTCGAATCCATCAACTTTCACACTTAAAAAAATGCTTCCTGCTCTCCTgtgtttttctctcctttccaTTACTTTTATCtgttacattttcatgatgTTTACTATTCAGACGTAGTACCGTAGATCGTAGTCCGTAGGGAATTTAATTACACCATTTAAATTTGTTCTCTTAACTCgctctttttattattaatattattgatgataatattattattattattattattattattattattccctTCACCACGTGTTAttatcgattattattatcgtctttattaatattattatccTACTGTCATCTATTATCATTATATTAATTCATATGAcaattactatttttattatgattatgAATTAagcattaattattattataaagtgaCTGCCGAAACTCTCTTCTATTAATGataagttaatttttttttctattcttgtTTTCTCGTTTGCTGAATATCGCACGCAACATTTTGCTTGTCCTTTTCCCTTAAGCCCTGTAGAAAAAATCGAGTGGGTTCGCTCTCAGCG
It encodes:
- the brat gene encoding brain tumor protein translates to MASPTPSLESRANSLGSLVSVSPLTVSGSSPPASDSAICDVDTCDICLDSGKPGDGPCPHCRIGSAGGGVRCTGCKSTESDAVARCFDCANFLCPNCVMAHQFMHCFEGHRVLNLGDSKMEQTESRNSIVISGSGGGGVNGGGNGEKALFCPRHKTELLKYFCRACTVPVCKECTITDHPGSLHDCAHISEAGPQQLEAVARAVQDCRAKATEVRTAVKAADHGAARLQVQYHKAQNEINDTFQFYRSMLEERKQELLKELESVFSAKQISLGIVTQKANEMADKIQQTCEFVEKLTKYTTVTEVLMVKKLLDSKLQLLLSYTPDIGGQTADLEFVSNYQAIQVGVRNTFGYVRSTADTNNCGPSKQPPIARPTALSSGGSSSNASSGPGSAGSLGGLLLDRPYSNGLVSTNTNCVSSTSPSSFESNVISKRFSSVNSLGPFSTTISDLNLNGMNNPYEKWSNGGNDSYPVTSNDHFPMPNSNAPANDSVLDLTSKLMSAAAIFPPKSQLKRQKMIYHCKFGEFGIMEGQFTEPSGVAVNAQNIIVADTNNHRIQIFDKEGRFKFLFGECGKRDGQLLYPNRVAAVRPSGDIIVTERSPTHQIQIYNQYGQFVRKFGANILQHPRGVTVDSKGRIVVVECKVMRVIIFDQAGNVLQKFGCSKHLEFPNGVVVNDKQEIFISDNRAHCVKVFNYEGAYLRQIGGEGITNYPIGVGINAAGEILIADNHNNFNLTIFTQDGQLVSALESKVKHAQCFDVALMDDGSVVLASKDYRLYIYRYVQVPPIGM